One region of Metallosphaera sedula DSM 5348 genomic DNA includes:
- a CDS encoding NAD-dependent epimerase/dehydratase family protein has protein sequence MKYLVIGGAGFLGSHLIESLSGDITVVDDLSTAKYFQGNAKLIREKIENFSTDEKYDYVIHLAARPSPEDYINHPVETALSNSVGTYKALEIARRSDAVFLYTSSSEIYGHAEVIPTPESYWGKVNPTGVRSCYDESKRFSEALIMSFYREYGLDVRIQRPFNVYGPRLREDGSYGRVISRFVYQALRGEDLTIFGDGNQTRAFLYVSDWVEATKRMLGPGLKGVILNVGSDKETKIIDLAKTIISMTGSKSGLKFLPPRQDDPPRRAADITKAKEVLGWEPKVSLFEGLKMTIEWFRGVLS, from the coding sequence ATGAAATATCTAGTAATAGGCGGAGCCGGTTTCCTGGGCTCCCATCTGATTGAGTCCCTTAGTGGGGATATAACGGTTGTTGACGACCTCTCCACCGCGAAATACTTTCAAGGGAACGCGAAACTTATCAGGGAGAAAATAGAGAACTTCTCCACAGACGAGAAATATGATTATGTTATACACTTGGCTGCTAGGCCCTCCCCGGAGGATTACATCAACCATCCGGTTGAGACTGCCTTGTCCAACTCCGTGGGAACTTACAAAGCCCTCGAAATAGCCAGGAGAAGCGACGCCGTATTTCTCTATACCTCCTCCTCCGAAATTTACGGTCACGCAGAGGTAATTCCAACACCTGAGAGCTACTGGGGTAAGGTAAATCCGACCGGGGTCAGGAGCTGTTACGACGAGAGTAAGAGGTTCTCCGAGGCCCTAATCATGTCCTTTTACAGGGAGTATGGACTAGACGTGAGGATACAGAGGCCCTTCAACGTGTATGGACCTAGGCTCAGGGAGGATGGCTCGTATGGAAGGGTGATCTCGAGGTTCGTGTATCAGGCATTGAGGGGTGAGGACTTGACGATATTTGGGGATGGGAATCAGACGAGGGCTTTCCTTTACGTGAGCGACTGGGTTGAGGCAACCAAGAGGATGCTGGGCCCAGGGCTCAAGGGAGTTATCCTGAATGTGGGATCTGACAAGGAAACGAAAATAATTGACCTAGCGAAAACAATAATATCCATGACTGGAAGCAAGTCCGGTCTCAAGTTCCTACCTCCAAGGCAGGACGATCCTCCAAGGAGAGCAGCAGACATAACCAAGGCTAAGGAGGTCCTGGGCTGGGAGCCTAAGGTTTCCTTGTTCGAGGGATTGAAGATGACTATAGAGTGGTTCAGGGGTGTACTCAGTTGA
- a CDS encoding UDP-glucose dehydrogenase family protein, whose product MRIGIVGLGVVGLSTGVVLAEQGHEIVGVDIDQGRVHGLQCRRPPIYEPGLEEALNRNFERMKFSTDYSSLSDAEVIFITVSTPTVDGRIYLGYVFDAARKIKEVARGVIAIKSTVVPGTARKVKEITNLKVVSNPEFLREGNALHDTESPDRVVIGSDDKEAGDLIQELWSFTKAPVIRTTTDEAELIKYAANSFLAVKVSFINEIANLCERLNCDVNVIARAIGLDKRISPYFLSAGLGWGGSCFPKDTLAITSFARDVGEKLRIVEAAIEVNQERPFRALKLLKEVMGEVRGKTVCVLGLAFKPNTDDTRESVALKVVNLLRQEGAMVIAYDPKARSDVEMVTLDECITRADGVIIATEWDEFRGLEPKLRGKPVVDGRRVLDPAKMGQEFRAIGLGVR is encoded by the coding sequence TTGAGGATAGGGATTGTGGGACTAGGAGTCGTGGGTTTATCCACAGGAGTTGTGCTCGCTGAGCAGGGACATGAAATAGTTGGAGTCGATATTGATCAGGGGAGAGTTCATGGACTTCAGTGTAGGAGGCCTCCCATATATGAGCCCGGTCTGGAGGAGGCACTGAACAGGAACTTTGAGAGGATGAAGTTTTCAACCGACTACTCGTCGCTCTCGGACGCTGAGGTCATCTTTATCACTGTTTCTACCCCAACCGTTGATGGAAGGATATACCTTGGCTACGTGTTCGACGCCGCGAGGAAGATAAAGGAAGTGGCGAGGGGCGTGATTGCCATAAAGAGCACCGTAGTCCCAGGGACTGCAAGGAAGGTCAAGGAAATCACGAACCTTAAGGTTGTATCCAACCCAGAGTTCTTGAGGGAGGGAAACGCCCTGCACGACACTGAAAGCCCGGACAGGGTTGTGATAGGTAGTGACGACAAGGAGGCAGGCGACCTGATCCAGGAGCTGTGGTCCTTCACGAAAGCCCCAGTGATCAGAACCACCACAGACGAGGCTGAGCTAATAAAGTACGCTGCGAACTCCTTCCTAGCAGTTAAGGTGTCCTTCATAAACGAAATAGCTAACTTATGCGAAAGGCTAAACTGCGACGTTAACGTTATAGCCAGGGCAATTGGACTTGATAAGAGGATCTCCCCTTATTTCCTGTCAGCAGGACTAGGCTGGGGAGGATCGTGTTTCCCGAAGGATACCCTGGCGATAACCTCGTTCGCGAGAGACGTTGGGGAGAAGCTCAGAATAGTTGAGGCAGCCATAGAGGTTAACCAGGAAAGACCCTTCAGGGCTCTCAAGCTTCTTAAGGAAGTCATGGGCGAGGTTAGGGGTAAAACTGTTTGTGTCCTAGGACTGGCCTTCAAGCCTAATACCGATGACACCAGAGAGAGCGTGGCACTCAAGGTGGTTAACCTGCTGAGACAGGAGGGAGCCATGGTTATAGCCTACGATCCAAAGGCTAGATCTGACGTCGAAATGGTGACTCTTGACGAGTGCATAACTCGGGCAGATGGTGTCATCATTGCTACTGAGTGGGACGAGTTCAGGGGACTTGAGCCCAAGTTAAGGGGTAAACCAGTGGTTGACGGCAGAAGAGTTCTAGATCCAGCGAAGATGGGACAGGAATTTAGGGCCATTGGGCTTGGTGTTAGGTGA